From Meiothermus sp. QL-1, the proteins below share one genomic window:
- a CDS encoding tetratricopeptide repeat protein produces MRFWLFLVLVAGSVLAQQNPPSSRPQTQASLCALLYDAGRPEAALSACERAVRDAPTAENLYLLARVQAELGRFTAAIENLRRSITQNSGFIQSYVALAQVYVRQYLLSENREAAKGLLDQALSVLREAERVNPRYAPIYATRGTVLAYQGRLDQAIEAINRSLALKDEPVVRALLADIYIRQGKWEEALKNYDEAVKAAPRNASLRVKYGSLLLLRGNVDQAIEQLDQAVVLAPGNAEAWLRRGDAYYEKKDWQQAGVSYQQTVALSPVRYPDAYLGLGQVFLELKDYQKARFNFTKAVALEQNNPVYRYWLCRANELMGDKEGARAQCEHAIRLRPDFKEAQEVLNRLR; encoded by the coding sequence ATGCGCTTTTGGTTGTTTTTGGTTTTGGTTGCGGGAAGCGTCCTGGCGCAGCAGAACCCGCCCTCGTCCCGGCCCCAGACCCAGGCCAGCCTGTGCGCCCTGCTCTACGATGCCGGGCGGCCAGAAGCGGCCCTTTCAGCCTGCGAGCGGGCAGTGAGGGACGCCCCCACGGCGGAGAACCTTTACCTCCTGGCCCGGGTTCAGGCCGAGCTGGGCCGCTTTACCGCTGCTATCGAGAACCTGCGCCGCTCCATCACCCAAAACAGCGGCTTCATTCAGTCCTATGTGGCCCTGGCCCAGGTCTATGTGCGCCAGTACCTGCTTTCGGAAAACCGCGAGGCGGCCAAGGGCCTGCTGGACCAGGCCCTTTCGGTTTTGCGCGAGGCCGAGCGGGTGAACCCCCGCTACGCCCCCATCTACGCCACCCGGGGCACGGTGCTGGCCTACCAGGGCCGCCTTGACCAAGCCATCGAGGCCATCAACCGCTCGCTGGCCCTGAAGGACGAGCCGGTGGTGCGGGCCTTGCTGGCCGATATCTATATCCGCCAGGGCAAGTGGGAAGAGGCCCTCAAGAACTACGATGAGGCGGTGAAGGCTGCCCCCAGGAATGCCAGCCTGCGGGTCAAGTACGGCAGCCTGCTGCTTCTTAGAGGTAATGTGGACCAGGCTATTGAGCAGCTGGACCAGGCGGTGGTGCTGGCCCCGGGCAACGCCGAGGCCTGGCTGCGCCGGGGGGATGCCTACTACGAGAAAAAAGACTGGCAGCAGGCGGGGGTCTCCTACCAGCAGACCGTGGCCCTTTCTCCGGTGCGCTACCCCGATGCCTATCTGGGCCTGGGGCAGGTTTTCTTGGAGCTGAAGGACTACCAGAAGGCCCGCTTCAACTTCACCAAGGCGGTGGCCCTGGAGCAGAACAACCCGGTCTACCGCTACTGGCTCTGCCGGGCCAACGAGCTCATGGGCGACAAGGAGGGGGCGCGGGCCCAGTGCGAGCACGCCATCCGGCTGCGCCCCGACTTCAAGGAAGCCCAGGAGGTGCTGAACCGTCTTAGGTAG
- a CDS encoding ATP-binding protein, whose translation MRQVGLILGSREARPLEFWVAVPEGSYLRLDDLVCVEFPHPEPSLGNVRYYGMVDEVFKLYEGKTFDTDVFLAERQLLPVSLAYIAHVQVTRILPEEYLPPSPGAPVYLADEEETLGLALYYERMGERKLPVGLLKNGQVAYVNFEFVNGFKGGHINISGISGVAAKTSYATFLLHSLFHSRANPHPSTTKALIFNVKGEDLFYLDKPNRGLREEDRQAYQRLGLPAQPFTHVAFLAPPRRSPGDILPDVTRLDARPYYWDLVQFCREGLLPFLFADRGTMSNLGFLIDQVTERLRWLVKDQEGPDLWVDDWGEDDLGKTVDFAGLGRRRIASFAELVRYIEYKLLGPEASEDEEKPKGDPRWTARQARGTLEAFVRRLRASAANVEHLIRGDRPGQPPRPLQTPAQLSVIDIHQLHAQAQMFVVGALLQDVFGRKERDEYKGRVFVVLDELNKYAPREGESPIKDILLDIAERGRSLGVILIGAQQTASEVEGRIVGNAAIRVVGRLDAAEAERPEYRYLPASFRQRAVILPQGTVILHQPEVPVPLALTFPLPAWAMKQEEVEEDLSASALSQLID comes from the coding sequence GTGAGGCAGGTAGGTCTAATTCTGGGCAGCCGCGAAGCGCGGCCCCTCGAGTTCTGGGTGGCGGTGCCGGAGGGGTCTTACCTCCGGCTGGACGACCTGGTGTGCGTGGAGTTTCCCCATCCCGAGCCGAGCCTGGGCAACGTGCGCTACTACGGCATGGTGGACGAGGTCTTCAAGCTCTACGAGGGCAAGACCTTCGACACCGACGTTTTCCTGGCCGAGCGCCAGCTTCTGCCGGTGAGCCTCGCCTACATCGCCCACGTCCAGGTGACCCGCATCCTGCCCGAGGAGTACCTGCCCCCAAGCCCTGGGGCCCCAGTCTATCTGGCCGACGAGGAGGAAACCCTGGGGCTGGCCCTCTACTACGAGCGCATGGGCGAGCGGAAGCTGCCGGTGGGCCTGCTCAAGAACGGGCAGGTGGCCTACGTCAACTTCGAGTTCGTGAACGGCTTCAAGGGCGGCCACATCAACATCTCGGGCATCTCGGGGGTGGCGGCCAAGACCAGCTACGCCACCTTCCTGCTCCACAGCCTCTTTCACTCCCGCGCCAACCCCCACCCCAGCACCACCAAGGCCCTCATCTTCAACGTGAAGGGCGAGGACCTCTTCTACCTGGACAAGCCCAACCGGGGCCTGCGGGAGGAGGACCGGCAGGCCTACCAGCGGTTGGGCCTGCCCGCCCAGCCCTTCACCCACGTGGCCTTCCTGGCCCCGCCCCGCCGCAGCCCGGGGGACATCCTTCCGGATGTGACCCGCCTCGATGCCCGTCCCTACTACTGGGACCTGGTGCAGTTCTGCCGCGAGGGGCTGCTGCCCTTCCTCTTCGCCGACCGGGGGACCATGAGCAACCTGGGCTTTCTGATCGACCAGGTGACCGAGCGGCTGCGCTGGCTGGTGAAAGACCAGGAAGGCCCGGACCTGTGGGTGGACGATTGGGGGGAGGACGACCTTGGAAAGACGGTGGACTTCGCCGGGCTGGGCCGGCGGCGCATCGCCAGCTTCGCTGAGCTGGTGCGCTACATCGAGTACAAGCTCCTGGGCCCCGAGGCTTCCGAGGACGAGGAAAAACCAAAAGGCGACCCCCGCTGGACGGCCCGGCAGGCCCGGGGCACCCTCGAGGCTTTCGTGCGCCGCCTGCGGGCCTCGGCGGCCAACGTGGAGCACCTCATCCGCGGCGACAGGCCCGGCCAGCCCCCCCGCCCCCTGCAAACCCCGGCCCAGCTCAGCGTCATCGACATCCACCAGCTCCACGCCCAGGCCCAGATGTTCGTGGTGGGGGCCTTGCTGCAGGATGTTTTCGGCCGCAAGGAGCGGGACGAGTACAAGGGGCGGGTCTTTGTGGTGCTCGACGAGCTCAACAAGTACGCCCCGCGTGAGGGGGAAAGCCCCATCAAGGACATCCTCCTGGACATCGCCGAGCGGGGGCGCAGCCTGGGGGTGATCCTCATAGGGGCCCAGCAGACCGCCTCGGAGGTGGAGGGCCGCATCGTGGGCAACGCGGCCATCCGGGTGGTAGGGCGGCTGGACGCGGCCGAGGCCGAGCGCCCCGAGTACCGCTACCTGCCCGCTTCCTTCCGCCAGCGGGCGGTGATCCTGCCCCAGGGCACCGTGATTCTGCACCAGCCAGAGGTGCCCGTCCCCCTGGCCCTCACCTTTCCCCTTCCCGCCTGGGCCATGAAGCAGGAGGAGGTGGAGGAGGACCTCTCGGCCAGCGCCCTCTCCCAGTTGATAGACTGA
- a CDS encoding gamma carbonic anhydrase family protein — MAVYRLDEHTPRIHPTAFVAPGALIVGQAEVGENASVWFGAVVRSDTERVVIGPGSNVQDGAILHADPGEPCILGQNVTVGHRAVVHGALVEDGALIGIGAVVLNRARVGRGAVVGAGAVVPPGMEIPPGMLAVGIPARVRGPVEAPRNAERYVALARHYRTHLAPVAPTGRYQLTLRGQDALNPFSDLHLQLKRSEPGALSALRLVAEGRLGEASPELLQALLREGFIRPL; from the coding sequence ATGGCCGTTTACCGCCTGGACGAGCACACCCCCCGGATCCACCCCACCGCCTTTGTGGCCCCCGGTGCTCTCATCGTGGGGCAGGCCGAGGTGGGGGAGAACGCCTCGGTCTGGTTCGGGGCGGTGGTGCGCTCGGATACCGAGCGGGTGGTGATCGGTCCTGGCAGCAACGTGCAGGATGGGGCCATCCTGCATGCTGATCCCGGAGAGCCGTGTATACTGGGGCAGAACGTGACCGTGGGGCATCGCGCTGTGGTGCACGGGGCGCTGGTGGAGGACGGGGCCCTGATTGGCATTGGGGCGGTGGTGCTGAACCGCGCCCGGGTGGGCCGGGGGGCGGTGGTGGGGGCAGGGGCGGTGGTGCCACCGGGTATGGAGATTCCTCCGGGGATGCTGGCGGTCGGCATTCCGGCCAGGGTGCGGGGCCCGGTGGAGGCCCCCAGGAATGCCGAGCGCTACGTGGCTTTGGCCCGTCACTACCGAACCCATCTGGCTCCGGTGGCCCCCACAGGGCGCTACCAGCTCACCCTGCGGGGCCAGGATGCCCTGAACCCCTTTAGCGACCTGCACCTGCAGCTCAAGCGCAGTGAACCCGGGGCGCTCTCGGCCCTGCGCTTGGTGGCGGAGGGCCGCCTGGGTGAGGCCTCCCCCGAGCTGCTGCAGGCGCTTTTGCGCGAGGGCTTCATACGACCCCTCTGA
- a CDS encoding DUF1028 domain-containing protein: MEVVSTFSLVACDSQTGDLGIAVASKFLAVGWVVPWARAGVGAVATQSYANPAFGPKGLALMEAGAGPEDILSVFARTDPELAKRQFGLVLNSGESLSYTGPACHPWAGGRWGEGYAAQGNLLAGPEVVEALEQTFLQRTDLPFPERLVEALRQAEQAGGDRRGRQSAALLVVGQGKGYGGMERWIDLRVDDHPEPVEELARLLRMHRLLFGQGEEPRSLAAAEIAWLQSVLQREGYYTGEATGRWDEATEQALRALLGVENLEERYRGGAALDETTLDYLKEKFA; encoded by the coding sequence ATGGAAGTGGTCTCGACTTTCTCGCTGGTGGCCTGCGATTCGCAGACCGGTGATCTGGGCATCGCCGTGGCCAGCAAATTTCTGGCGGTGGGTTGGGTGGTCCCCTGGGCCCGGGCAGGGGTGGGGGCGGTGGCCACCCAGTCCTACGCCAATCCCGCCTTCGGTCCCAAGGGCCTGGCCCTGATGGAGGCGGGGGCTGGCCCGGAGGACATCCTCTCGGTCTTTGCCCGCACCGACCCCGAGCTGGCCAAGCGGCAGTTTGGCCTGGTGCTGAATAGCGGGGAGAGCCTTTCCTACACCGGCCCGGCCTGCCACCCCTGGGCCGGGGGCCGCTGGGGGGAGGGCTACGCCGCCCAGGGCAACCTGCTCGCCGGCCCCGAGGTGGTGGAGGCGCTCGAGCAAACCTTCCTTCAGCGCACCGACCTGCCCTTCCCCGAGCGGTTGGTGGAGGCCCTACGCCAGGCCGAGCAGGCCGGGGGCGACCGGCGTGGGCGGCAGTCGGCAGCCTTGCTGGTGGTGGGGCAGGGCAAGGGCTATGGCGGGATGGAGCGCTGGATTGACCTGCGGGTGGACGACCACCCCGAGCCGGTGGAGGAGCTGGCCCGGCTTTTGCGGATGCATCGCCTGCTTTTCGGGCAGGGCGAGGAGCCCAGGTCCTTGGCCGCCGCCGAGATCGCCTGGCTGCAATCGGTTTTGCAGCGGGAGGGCTACTACACAGGCGAGGCTACCGGCCGCTGGGACGAGGCCACCGAGCAGGCCCTGCGGGCGCTTTTGGGCGTGGAGAACCTGGAGGAGCGCTACCGGGGCGGGGCCGCTTTGGACGAGACCACCTTGGACTATTTGAAGGAGAAGTTCGCGTGA
- a CDS encoding NUDIX hydrolase, producing MKAVIGAGGVLFNPKGEVLLIRDRMGYWCFPKGHVEPGESLAQAALREVEEETGIKAEVQGALGTTRYTNHQGVPREIHWFLMRGEGELRLERGLSGVGFFDPQEARQRLAFPEDVALLEEALGRIE from the coding sequence GTGAAGGCGGTAATAGGGGCAGGGGGGGTGTTGTTCAACCCCAAGGGCGAGGTGCTTCTGATTCGCGACCGGATGGGCTACTGGTGCTTTCCCAAGGGGCACGTGGAGCCGGGGGAGAGCCTGGCCCAGGCCGCGCTGCGGGAGGTGGAGGAGGAGACCGGCATAAAGGCTGAGGTGCAAGGGGCGCTGGGCACGACCCGCTACACCAACCACCAGGGCGTTCCCCGGGAGATTCACTGGTTCTTGATGCGGGGCGAGGGGGAGCTGCGGCTGGAGAGGGGTTTGAGCGGGGTAGGCTTCTTCGACCCGCAGGAGGCCCGGCAAAGGCTGGCCTTTCCGGAGGATGTGGCCTTGCTGGAGGAGGCCTTGGGGCGCATAGAATAA
- a CDS encoding ATP-dependent protease ATPase subunit HslU codes for MNLTPAEIVRELDKHIVGQTAAKRAVAVALRNRMRRKKLPPELAREVMPKNILMIGPTGVGKTEIARRLARLAGAPFLKVEATKFTEVGYVGRDVDSIVRDLAEAAYQLVMQEMKAKVEDRARSLAEDQVASLLRVPVHELRTGRYHEQYVEVEVAEEARLPMVGMLGGESMQGLQEMLRGLLPQRRVRRRMRVREALEVLKNQEAERLVDKEEASQEALRRAQEEGIVFIDEIDKIARSRGSVGGPDVSGEGVQRDLLPIVEGTVVSTRLGPLSTDHVLFIAAGAFHVSKPSDLIPELQGRFPIRVELEPLGPKEFERILLEPENSLIKQYKALLAADETELHFTPEAIEAVARFAHQANQELEDIGARRLSTVLERVLEEVSFQTNLGRVEITKEYVEARLKDVLASPDLSRYIL; via the coding sequence GTGAACCTTACCCCAGCCGAGATCGTGCGGGAGCTCGATAAGCACATCGTGGGGCAGACGGCGGCCAAGCGCGCGGTGGCGGTGGCCTTGCGCAACCGCATGCGGCGCAAGAAACTGCCCCCCGAGCTGGCCCGCGAGGTTATGCCCAAGAACATCCTGATGATAGGCCCCACCGGGGTGGGCAAGACCGAGATTGCCCGGCGGCTTGCGCGGCTGGCAGGGGCTCCCTTCCTCAAGGTAGAGGCCACCAAGTTCACCGAGGTGGGCTACGTGGGGCGGGATGTGGACTCTATCGTGCGCGACCTGGCCGAGGCCGCCTACCAGCTCGTGATGCAGGAAATGAAGGCCAAAGTGGAGGACCGGGCGCGGAGCCTGGCCGAGGACCAGGTGGCCTCGCTGCTGCGGGTCCCCGTCCACGAGCTGCGCACCGGCCGCTACCACGAGCAATACGTGGAGGTGGAGGTGGCCGAGGAGGCTCGGCTGCCCATGGTGGGCATGCTCGGGGGGGAGTCCATGCAGGGTTTGCAGGAGATGCTCAGGGGGCTTCTGCCCCAGCGCCGGGTGCGCCGGCGGATGCGGGTGCGGGAGGCTTTGGAGGTCCTCAAGAACCAGGAGGCCGAGCGGCTCGTGGACAAGGAGGAGGCCTCCCAGGAGGCCCTGCGCCGGGCACAGGAGGAAGGCATTGTCTTTATCGATGAGATCGACAAAATCGCTCGCAGCAGGGGGTCTGTGGGTGGACCCGATGTCTCCGGCGAGGGGGTGCAGCGGGACCTGCTGCCCATCGTGGAGGGCACCGTGGTCTCGACCCGGTTGGGGCCTCTTTCCACCGACCATGTCCTCTTCATCGCTGCAGGGGCTTTTCATGTCTCCAAACCCTCCGACCTGATCCCAGAGCTCCAGGGCCGCTTTCCCATTCGGGTGGAGCTCGAGCCCTTGGGGCCCAAGGAGTTCGAGCGCATCCTGCTCGAGCCGGAGAACTCCCTCATCAAGCAGTACAAGGCCCTGCTCGCGGCCGACGAGACCGAGCTTCACTTCACCCCTGAAGCCATTGAGGCGGTGGCCCGGTTTGCTCACCAAGCTAACCAAGAGTTGGAGGATATTGGCGCCAGACGGCTTTCAACCGTCCTAGAGCGGGTTCTGGAGGAAGTCTCGTTTCAGACCAACCTGGGGCGGGTAGAGATCACCAAGGAGTATGTGGAAGCCCGGCTCAAAGATGTTCTGGCCTCGCCCGACCTATCCCGCTACATCCTCTAG
- the aat gene encoding leucyl/phenylalanyl-tRNA--protein transferase, which yields MGHPQLEAILHMYAQGYFPLGLRQGIGWFDQRAYGTLFRAVMPLDERFHIPKSLRRVLNAGRFEVRINHSFTRVLEGCATRGWTYKSETWLTPEVAELYQYLHRWGYAHSFETWLEGELAGGVLGVALGAAFIGDSMFYRVPNASKVALVRLVEYLRARGYELFDVQVMNPHLARFGAFEVDPVEFRRWMQRAIQRPLRFLDGPLAKPLG from the coding sequence ATGGGCCATCCGCAGTTAGAGGCCATCCTGCACATGTACGCCCAGGGCTACTTTCCCTTGGGGCTCAGGCAGGGAATCGGCTGGTTCGACCAGCGGGCCTACGGCACGCTTTTCCGGGCGGTGATGCCGCTTGACGAGCGCTTTCACATTCCCAAAAGCCTCCGACGGGTCCTGAACGCAGGCCGCTTTGAGGTGCGGATCAACCATAGCTTCACCCGGGTGTTGGAGGGCTGCGCCACCCGGGGCTGGACCTACAAGAGCGAGACCTGGCTCACCCCGGAGGTCGCGGAGCTCTACCAGTACCTTCATCGCTGGGGTTATGCCCACAGCTTTGAGACCTGGCTGGAAGGCGAGCTGGCCGGGGGGGTTTTAGGGGTGGCTTTGGGGGCCGCTTTCATCGGCGACAGCATGTTCTACCGGGTGCCCAACGCCTCCAAGGTGGCCCTGGTCCGGCTGGTGGAGTACCTGCGCGCGCGGGGCTACGAGCTCTTCGATGTGCAGGTGATGAACCCCCACCTGGCCCGCTTCGGGGCCTTTGAGGTGGACCCCGTCGAATTCCGCCGCTGGATGCAGCGGGCAATCCAAAGACCCCTGCGCTTCTTGGATGGGCCCCTGGCGAAACCCTTAGGATAG
- a CDS encoding DNA double-strand break repair nuclease NurA: MPWRLETWSPEYVLPERVGEEEESRLEVKTGIEGAWEAQSPKLVSPEQWPKLYLVDGRQRIEAQLIDAEGRRAVLATVVAGAVLRDEGGIRPAGDPIKKHLLLHAGELQESLPDGLRHYQTYQVRRADPTSIRSSLTEAMRRLETELVNQLEEGYVIVDGQLYPGGLTYRRPGRVLGYTKTQAATYLAPGERGLLYRLEPYQRTPIFFLPGRGLGRAVDVYSWYLRLPLQPSTPFHGASALLRVESPTLEPAEAKELADLSVSLFCAMASSPTKDPRAPQNLVPVGGLEQWLGQHMGSLEVVRRRIVEALFA; this comes from the coding sequence ATGCCCTGGCGTCTAGAAACCTGGAGCCCCGAGTACGTGCTGCCGGAACGGGTAGGGGAGGAAGAGGAGAGTCGGCTGGAAGTAAAGACCGGTATCGAGGGGGCCTGGGAGGCCCAGAGCCCGAAGCTGGTTTCCCCTGAGCAGTGGCCGAAGCTTTACCTGGTGGACGGCCGCCAGCGTATCGAGGCCCAGCTCATCGATGCTGAGGGGCGGCGGGCGGTGCTGGCCACGGTGGTGGCCGGCGCAGTGCTGCGCGATGAGGGGGGCATACGCCCGGCTGGCGACCCCATAAAAAAACACCTGCTGCTGCACGCGGGGGAGCTGCAGGAGTCCTTGCCGGATGGCCTGCGGCACTACCAGACCTACCAGGTTAGGAGGGCTGACCCCACCAGCATTCGCTCGAGCCTGACCGAGGCCATGCGGCGGTTGGAGACGGAGCTCGTCAACCAGCTCGAAGAGGGGTATGTGATTGTGGACGGCCAGCTATACCCGGGCGGGCTCACCTATCGGCGCCCCGGGCGGGTGCTGGGCTACACCAAGACCCAGGCCGCCACCTACCTGGCCCCTGGGGAGCGGGGGCTGCTCTACCGGCTCGAGCCCTACCAGCGCACCCCCATCTTCTTCCTGCCGGGGCGGGGGCTGGGCCGGGCGGTGGACGTCTACAGCTGGTACCTGCGGCTGCCTTTGCAGCCCAGCACCCCTTTTCACGGGGCCTCAGCGCTTTTGCGGGTGGAGTCGCCCACGCTCGAGCCGGCTGAGGCCAAAGAGCTGGCCGATCTTTCGGTGAGCCTGTTCTGCGCCATGGCCTCCTCGCCCACTAAAGACCCCCGGGCCCCGCAGAACCTGGTGCCGGTGGGGGGGCTGGAGCAGTGGCTGGGGCAGCACATGGGCTCCTTAGAGGTGGTGCGGCGTAGAATCGTGGAGGCGCTGTTCGCATAG